The following are encoded together in the Gadus chalcogrammus isolate NIFS_2021 chromosome 2, NIFS_Gcha_1.0, whole genome shotgun sequence genome:
- the psmd3 gene encoding 26S proteasome non-ATPase regulatory subunit 3 — MKETTAKRREKPKDSKADKQKDAGPDPQDVEMPEEDAANAVKLPKELDNLTLDDIKEHVKQIEKAVSGKEPRFVLRALRALPSTSRRLNANVLHKALAGFYTSNATARDYLLGFLEEPMETVEGDIPFRPRTGKAAATPLLPEVEAYLQLLVVVHLTNNKSYTEAQRVSDDLLQRVGSQNRRALDLVAAKCYYYHSRVYEFLNQLDTIRSFLHTRLRTATLRHDADGQAVLLNLLLRNYLQFNLYDQAEKLVSKSVFPELANNNEWARYLYYTGRIKSIQLEYTEARRTLTNALRKAPQHTAVGFKQTVHKLLIVVELLLGEIPDRLQFRQPSLKRSLMPYFLLTQAVRMGNLAKFNQVLEEFGEKFQVDGTYTLIIRLRHNVIKTGVRMISLSYSRISLADIAQKLQLDSPEDAEFIVAKAIRDGVIEASINHEKGYVQSKETMDIYGTREPQLAFHQRISFCLDIHNMSVKAMRFPPKAYNKDLESAEERREREQQDLEFAKEMAEDDDDSFP, encoded by the exons ATGAAGGAGACAACAGCGAAACGACGCGAGAAACCCAAGGACTCCAAAGCCGACAAGCAGAAGGATGCGGGCCCCGACCCGCAGGACGTGGAGATGCCCGAGGAAGATGCAGCTAACGCCGTCAAACTACCCAAGGAACTGGATAACCTCACTCTCGACG ACATCAAGGAGCATGTGAAGCAGATAGAGAAGGCGGTGTCTGGGAAGGAGCCGCGCTTCGTACTGCGCGCTCTCCGGGCGCTCCCCTCCACCAGCCGCCGTCTCAATGCTAATGTGCTGCACAAGGCCCTCGCTGGCTTCTACACCAGCAACGCCACGGCCCGGGACTACCTGCTGGGTTTCCTGGAAGAG CCCATGGAGACAGTGGAGGGGGACATCCCCTTCCGGCCCAGGACAGGGAAGGCAGCCGCCACACCTCTGCTGCCTGAGGTGGAGGCCTACCTCCAGCTTCTGGTGGTGGTCCACCTCACCAACAACAAGAGCTACACAGAG GCCCAGAGAGTGTCTGACGACCTGCTCCAGAGGGTCGGCTCTCAGAACCGCCGGGCTTTGGACCTGGTGGCCGCCAAGTGTTATTACTATCACTCACGCGTCTACGAGTTCCTCAACCAGCTTGACACCATCCGCAg TTTCCTCCACACCCGGCTGCGTACGGCCACGCTACGTCACGACGCAGACGGGCAGGCCGTGCTTCTCAACCTTCTGCTGAGGAACTACCTCCAGTTCAACCTCTACGACCAGGCCGAGAAGCTGGTGTCCAAGTCGGTGTTCCCCGAGCTGGCCAACAACAACGAGTGGGCCAGATACCTCTACTACACCG GTCGCATCAAGTCCATCCAGCTGGAGTACACTGAAGCCAGGCGGACGCTGACCAACGCCCTCAGGAAGGCTCCTCAACACACCGCCGTGGGCTTCAAACAGACA GTCCACAAGCTGTTGATTGTGGTGGAGCTGTTGCTAGGGGAGATTCCAGACAGACTGCAGTTTAGACAGCCCTCACTCAAGAGGTCCCTCATGCCGTACTTCCTTCTCACGCAAG CGGTGAGGATGGGTAACCTGGCCAAGTTCAACCAGGTTCTGGAGGAATTTGGGGAGAAGTTCCAGGTGGATGGGACATACACACTCATCATCCGCCTGCGCCACAACGTCATCAAGACCG GTGTGCGTATGATCAGCCTGTCCTACTCTCGCATCTCATTGGCCGACATCGCCCAGAAGCTGCAGCTTGACAGTCCAGAGGATGCCGAGTTCATTGTTGCCAAG GCCATCCGCGACGGAGTGATCGAGGCCAGTATTAACCATGAGAAGGGCTACGTGCAGTCCAAGGAGACCATGGACATCTATGGCACCAGGGAGCCTCagctggccttccaccagaggatCTCCTTCTGTCTGGACATCCACAACATGTCTGTCAAG GCCATGCGCTTCCCCCCCAAAGCCTACAACAAGGACCTGGAGTCAGCCGAG GAACGTCGGGAGCGCGAGCAACAGGACTTGGAGTTCGCTAAAGAGATGGCTGAGGATGACGACGACAGTTTCCCTTAG